From one Phocaeicola salanitronis DSM 18170 genomic stretch:
- the nifJ gene encoding pyruvate:ferredoxin (flavodoxin) oxidoreductase: MTKQKKFITCDGNEAAAHISYMFTEVAAIYPITPSSTMAEHVDEWAAAGRKNIFGETVLVQEMQSEGGAAGAVHGSLQAGALTTTYTASQGLLLMIPNMYKIAGELLPCVFHVSARTLASHALCIFGDHQDVMSTRQTGFAMLCEGSVQEVMDLAGVAHLATIKARVPFVNFFDGFRTSHEIQKIEKLDNEDLAPLIDQKALAEFRERALTPNKPVARGMAENPDHFFQHRESCNPYYEAVPEIVEEYINEINKITGRNYGLFDYYGAEDAENIIIAMGSVTEATREAIDYLTAQGKKVGLVAVHLYRPFSAKHFLAKVPKTVKRIAVLDRTKEPGSNGEPLYLDVKDVFYGQENAPLIVGGRYGLGSKDTTPAQILSVYENLELPMPKDHFTIGIVDDVTFTSLPQKEEIALGAEGVFEAKFYGLGADGTVGANKNSVKIIGDNTDKYCQAYFSYDSKKSGGFTCSHLRFGDHPIHSTYLVTTPNFVACHVQAYLHMYDVTRGLRKNGTFLLNTIWEGDELAKNLPNKVKKYFAENNITVYYINATQIAQEIGLGNRTNTILQSAFFRITGVIPVDLAVEQMKKFIVKSYGKKGEDVVNKNYAAVDRGGEYKQLTVDPAWANLEVEPAAANDDPAFINEVVRPINAQDGDLLPVSAFKGIEDGTWYQGTAKYEKRGVAAFVPEWNPENCIQCNKCAYVCPHAAIRPFVLDAEEQKGANFTTLKAVGKQFDGMTFRMQVDVLDCLGCGNCADVCPGNPKKGGKALTMKHLESQLAEADNWTYCTEHVSSKQHLVDIKSNVKNSQFATPLFEFSGACSGCGETPYVKLISQLFGDREMVSNATGCSSIYSGSVPSTPYTTNEKGQGPAWANSLFEDFCEFGLGMELANKKLRNRIEDAMKAAIASDETPAEYKEAFQEWIDGRNDADKSKAAAEKIIPMVEAAKDKCANCATIYEFRDYLIKRSQWIIGGDGASYDIGYGGLDHVIASGEDVNILVLDTEVYSNTGGQSSKATPLGAIAKFAASGKRVRKKDLGLIATTYGYVYVAQIAMGADQAQTLKAIREAEAYPGPSLVIAYAPCINHGLKAGMGKSQAEEAKAVECGYWHLWRFNPALEDEGKNPFSLDSKEPNWANFQDYLKGEVRFASVMKQYPTEAADLFAACEKMAKKRYDSYKRMAAMDWSEEKAE, encoded by the coding sequence ATGACTAAACAAAAAAAATTTATCACGTGTGATGGTAATGAAGCTGCTGCTCACATTTCGTACATGTTTACGGAAGTAGCTGCCATCTACCCCATCACTCCGTCGTCTACCATGGCTGAGCACGTAGACGAATGGGCTGCCGCAGGTCGTAAAAACATCTTCGGCGAAACTGTTTTGGTACAGGAAATGCAATCTGAAGGCGGTGCTGCCGGTGCAGTACACGGCTCGCTTCAGGCTGGTGCATTGACTACTACTTATACTGCATCTCAGGGTCTGTTGCTGATGATTCCGAACATGTACAAAATTGCAGGCGAACTGTTGCCTTGCGTATTCCATGTATCGGCACGTACACTGGCTTCTCACGCATTGTGTATCTTCGGCGACCATCAGGATGTGATGTCTACCCGCCAGACCGGATTCGCTATGTTGTGCGAAGGCTCTGTACAGGAAGTTATGGACTTGGCTGGTGTAGCTCACTTGGCTACTATCAAAGCACGTGTTCCGTTCGTTAACTTCTTCGACGGTTTCCGTACTTCTCACGAAATCCAGAAGATTGAAAAGCTGGACAACGAAGACCTTGCTCCGCTTATCGACCAAAAAGCGTTGGCTGAATTCCGTGAACGTGCACTGACTCCAAACAAACCGGTAGCACGCGGTATGGCTGAAAACCCCGACCACTTCTTCCAACACAGAGAATCATGCAATCCGTATTATGAAGCTGTGCCGGAAATCGTTGAAGAATACATCAACGAAATCAACAAGATTACGGGACGCAACTACGGACTGTTCGACTACTATGGCGCAGAAGATGCAGAAAACATCATCATCGCCATGGGTTCGGTAACAGAAGCTACCCGTGAGGCAATCGACTACCTGACCGCTCAGGGCAAGAAAGTAGGTCTGGTGGCTGTTCACTTGTACCGTCCGTTCTCGGCTAAACACTTCCTGGCTAAGGTGCCCAAGACAGTGAAACGCATCGCAGTGCTCGACCGTACCAAAGAACCGGGCTCGAACGGCGAACCGTTGTACCTGGATGTAAAAGACGTATTCTACGGACAAGAAAATGCCCCGCTTATCGTAGGCGGACGCTACGGTTTGGGTTCGAAAGATACCACTCCGGCTCAGATTCTGTCGGTATACGAAAACCTGGAACTCCCGATGCCGAAAGACCACTTCACTATCGGTATTGTGGATGACGTTACCTTTACTTCTCTGCCTCAGAAAGAAGAAATCGCTCTCGGTGCAGAAGGCGTATTCGAAGCTAAATTCTACGGTTTGGGTGCTGACGGTACGGTAGGTGCCAACAAGAACTCTGTAAAAATCATCGGTGACAATACCGACAAATATTGCCAGGCTTACTTCTCTTACGACTCGAAGAAGTCGGGAGGTTTCACCTGCTCTCACCTGCGTTTCGGCGACCACCCGATTCACTCTACCTATCTGGTAACTACCCCGAACTTCGTGGCTTGCCACGTTCAGGCTTACCTGCACATGTACGATGTGACCCGTGGTCTGCGCAAGAACGGTACGTTCCTGCTGAACACCATCTGGGAAGGCGATGAACTGGCTAAGAACCTGCCGAACAAAGTAAAGAAATACTTTGCTGAAAACAACATCACCGTTTACTATATCAACGCTACCCAGATTGCACAGGAAATCGGTTTGGGCAACCGTACCAACACCATCCTGCAGTCTGCATTCTTCCGCATCACAGGCGTTATCCCTGTAGACTTGGCGGTAGAACAGATGAAGAAGTTCATCGTGAAATCTTACGGCAAGAAGGGTGAAGACGTTGTCAACAAGAACTATGCAGCCGTTGACCGCGGCGGCGAATACAAGCAACTGACCGTTGACCCGGCTTGGGCTAACCTGGAAGTTGAACCTGCCGCAGCAAACGACGACCCGGCATTCATCAACGAAGTAGTTCGTCCGATCAACGCACAAGACGGCGACTTGCTGCCGGTATCTGCATTCAAGGGCATCGAAGACGGTACCTGGTATCAGGGAACAGCCAAATACGAAAAACGTGGTGTGGCTGCTTTCGTTCCGGAATGGAATCCTGAAAACTGTATCCAGTGTAACAAGTGTGCATACGTTTGTCCTCACGCTGCTATCCGTCCGTTCGTTCTCGATGCAGAAGAACAGAAGGGTGCAAACTTCACTACCCTGAAGGCTGTAGGCAAGCAATTCGACGGCATGACCTTCCGTATGCAGGTTGACGTACTCGACTGCTTGGGTTGCGGCAACTGTGCTGACGTATGTCCGGGCAATCCGAAGAAGGGTGGCAAGGCGCTGACCATGAAACACCTGGAAAGCCAATTGGCAGAAGCAGACAACTGGACTTACTGCACGGAACACGTATCAAGCAAACAGCACTTGGTAGACATCAAGTCGAACGTGAAGAACTCTCAGTTCGCTACTCCGCTCTTTGAGTTCTCGGGCGCTTGCTCAGGCTGTGGTGAAACTCCGTATGTGAAACTGATTTCTCAGTTGTTCGGCGACCGCGAAATGGTTTCTAACGCTACCGGATGTTCTTCTATCTACTCAGGTTCTGTTCCTTCTACTCCGTACACTACGAACGAAAAAGGCCAGGGTCCGGCATGGGCAAACTCTTTGTTCGAAGACTTCTGCGAATTCGGTCTGGGTATGGAACTTGCCAACAAGAAGCTGCGCAACCGTATCGAAGATGCCATGAAGGCAGCTATCGCTTCGGATGAAACTCCGGCTGAATACAAGGAAGCATTCCAGGAATGGATTGACGGACGCAACGATGCAGACAAGAGCAAAGCTGCTGCCGAAAAGATTATCCCGATGGTAGAAGCCGCTAAAGACAAGTGTGCAAACTGCGCTACAATCTACGAGTTCAGAGATTACCTCATCAAACGTTCTCAATGGATTATCGGCGGTGACGGTGCTTCTTACGATATCGGTTACGGAGGTCTCGACCATGTAATCGCTTCGGGCGAAGACGTAAACATCCTCGTATTGGATACCGAAGTTTACTCGAATACCGGTGGCCAGTCATCTAAGGCTACTCCGCTGGGCGCTATCGCCAAGTTTGCCGCTTCCGGTAAGCGTGTACGCAAGAAAGACCTTGGTCTGATTGCCACTACTTACGGTTATGTATATGTAGCTCAGATTGCGATGGGTGCCGACCAGGCTCAGACATTGAAAGCCATCCGCGAAGCAGAAGCATATCCTGGTCCGTCATTGGTTATCGCATACGCTCCGTGTATCAACCACGGATTGAAAGCAGGTATGGGTAAGAGCCAGGCAGAAGAGGCTAAGGCCGTAGAATGCGGTTACTGGCACTTGTGGCGTTTCAACCCGGCTTTGGAAGACGAAGGCAAGAATCCGTTCTCGCTCG
- a CDS encoding ATP-binding protein, with product MEAFYRTHNYLVEHTNAPVRRDLMDEIDWSDRLIGIKGTRGVGKTTFLLQYAKEKFGYDRSCLFVNMNNFYFSQYSLVNFAGEFVKRGGKVLLIDQVFKLPHWSHDLRTCYERYPNLKIVFTGSSVMRLKDENPELNGIVHSYNLRGFSFREFLNLQTGNHFSPYTLEEILTNHEHIAKTILPHINPINYFQDYIHHGFYPFFLEKRNFSENLLKTMNMMIEVDILLIKQIELKYLSRIKKLLYLLAVDGPVAPNISQLASDIQTSRATVMNYIKYLADARLINMVYPKGEVFPKKPAKIMMHNTNLMYSIYPVKVEEQDVLETFFVNSLWKDHKVNKGEKGTSFLVDGHLNFRICHEGYKIKSNPGIYYAMHRTELGHGNQIPLWLFGFLY from the coding sequence ATGGAAGCATTCTACAGAACACATAATTATTTGGTCGAACATACCAATGCCCCCGTGCGGCGTGACCTGATGGACGAAATCGACTGGAGCGACCGCCTCATCGGCATCAAAGGCACACGAGGAGTAGGGAAAACTACGTTCCTTTTGCAATACGCCAAAGAAAAGTTCGGTTATGACCGCTCCTGCCTGTTCGTAAACATGAATAACTTTTATTTCTCGCAATACAGCCTGGTGAACTTTGCCGGCGAATTCGTAAAGCGCGGAGGAAAGGTGCTTCTCATCGACCAAGTATTCAAGCTCCCGCACTGGAGCCACGACCTGCGCACGTGCTACGAGCGTTACCCCAACCTGAAAATCGTCTTCACCGGCTCTTCGGTGATGCGGCTGAAAGACGAGAATCCGGAACTGAACGGCATCGTGCACTCTTACAACCTCCGCGGATTTTCCTTCCGGGAATTTCTGAACCTGCAGACAGGAAACCATTTCTCGCCCTATACGCTCGAAGAAATCCTGACCAATCATGAACACATCGCGAAAACGATACTCCCGCACATCAACCCGATCAATTATTTCCAAGACTACATCCACCACGGATTTTATCCTTTTTTCCTGGAGAAACGGAACTTTTCGGAGAATCTGCTGAAGACCATGAACATGATGATTGAAGTGGATATTCTTCTTATCAAACAAATTGAACTGAAATATCTTTCGAGAATAAAAAAATTATTATATTTGTTGGCGGTAGACGGACCGGTTGCGCCCAACATCAGCCAGCTTGCTTCCGATATACAGACGTCGCGCGCTACGGTGATGAATTACATCAAATACCTTGCCGACGCACGGCTGATAAACATGGTATATCCGAAGGGGGAAGTCTTCCCGAAAAAACCGGCTAAGATTATGATGCACAACACCAACCTGATGTACAGCATCTATCCGGTAAAAGTGGAAGAACAGGACGTGCTGGAAACCTTCTTTGTCAACTCGTTGTGGAAAGACCACAAGGTGAACAAAGGAGAAAAAGGCACCTCTTTCCTTGTAGACGGGCACCTGAACTTCCGCATCTGCCACGAAGGGTACAAGATAAAGAGCAATCCGGGCATCTATTACGCCATGCACCGCACGGAACTGGGGCATGGAAACCAGATTCCGTTGTGGTTGTTCGGCTTTTTATATTAA